In the genome of Candidatus Moraniibacteriota bacterium, one region contains:
- a CDS encoding valine--tRNA ligase, producing MKQEIPKTYEPRDYEDTVYQTWEKSGFFNPDTCIEKEVTPPDATPFSIVLPPPNVTGTLHLGHAAMLAIEDIMVRYHRMRGDRTLWLPGTDHAAIATQEKVERILWNEEQKTRHDLGREVFLDRVRKFAQDSHDTIVNQCKKMGASLDWSREAYTLDEARNRAVNEAFRRMFEDGIIYRGPRIVNWDPKFQTTVSDDEVDRREEKAPFYYLQYGPFVIGTARPETKFGDKYVVVHPDDERYAAYQHGQKIENIEWINGTITATLIKDEAIDMNFGTGAMTITPWHDATDFDIAERHNLEKEQVIGYDGKLLDIAGEFAGMDISEARTKIVEKLRAKGLVTKTDENYIHNVAINSRGGGIIEPQIKEQWFIDVNKEFNRNGKSTTLKSLMQNAVRSGDVNIIPERFKKTYFHWIDHLRDWCISRQIWYGHRIPVWYHDTCQACDDYGKNFFYRPAFIGEEISRGKNDLFWCPNCGNGYESKDHFSQDPDTLDTWFSSGLWTFSTLGWGSDEKKWEQEKIYHPTSVLETGCDILFFWVARMILMSEYLLGEAPFKTAYLHGLVKDEQGRKMSKSIGNVINPLDVSAKYGTDAVRLSLVIGGTPGNDIRLGEERIASFRNFANKLWNIGRYVLQQEADNKKPTPTTNAENGRLKIEGKSDADHWILFQLDKTVREVTRLIEKYQFSLAGETLRDFTWNEFADWYVEIHKVEKNNEILRYVFETLLKLWHPFMPFVTETLWENFEKDSLLMIARWPEARDESPELKKQSRAFSHIIDIITAIRNSRSENRIPPKQSVDVIITGKRGIFLQRNRHIIEQCARVNSIDFNKEAPKLRAHTVQMMVGETHISMVFETHVDLKKEKERLEKELTQIERYIKNTDTRLKNESFLEKAPAELIENTRAQLREQEQRRVDIQSALKDLL from the coding sequence ATGAAACAGGAAATACCCAAGACCTACGAGCCGAGAGACTACGAAGATACCGTCTATCAGACCTGGGAAAAGAGCGGTTTTTTCAATCCGGATACCTGCATCGAAAAAGAGGTGACACCTCCCGATGCGACGCCATTCTCTATTGTCCTTCCGCCGCCCAATGTAACCGGCACGCTTCATCTGGGGCACGCCGCTATGCTCGCGATTGAGGATATTATGGTGCGCTACCATCGAATGCGGGGCGATCGGACGCTGTGGCTCCCCGGTACCGATCATGCCGCCATCGCAACCCAAGAGAAAGTCGAGCGCATACTCTGGAACGAGGAGCAGAAAACCCGCCATGATCTCGGGCGCGAAGTTTTCCTCGACCGTGTCAGGAAATTCGCGCAAGATTCTCACGACACGATCGTCAATCAATGCAAAAAAATGGGCGCTTCGCTCGATTGGAGTCGAGAAGCCTACACACTTGATGAGGCACGGAATCGCGCCGTAAACGAAGCTTTCCGCAGGATGTTTGAAGACGGCATCATCTATCGCGGTCCGCGCATCGTCAACTGGGATCCGAAATTTCAAACCACCGTGTCCGATGACGAAGTAGACCGGCGCGAAGAGAAAGCGCCGTTCTATTACTTACAGTACGGTCCCTTTGTAATCGGCACCGCTCGTCCCGAAACAAAATTCGGCGACAAATACGTTGTCGTGCATCCGGATGACGAACGCTATGCCGCCTACCAACATGGACAAAAAATAGAAAATATCGAATGGATAAACGGCACTATCACCGCCACCCTCATCAAAGACGAAGCAATCGACATGAATTTCGGTACCGGCGCCATGACAATAACGCCATGGCACGACGCGACCGACTTCGATATCGCCGAGCGACACAACCTCGAGAAGGAACAAGTTATCGGCTATGACGGCAAACTCCTCGATATTGCCGGCGAATTTGCCGGTATGGATATTTCCGAAGCACGGACGAAGATCGTTGAGAAACTCCGAGCAAAGGGACTCGTCACGAAAACAGACGAAAACTACATTCACAATGTCGCTATAAACAGTCGCGGCGGAGGTATTATCGAGCCGCAAATCAAAGAACAGTGGTTCATCGACGTCAATAAGGAATTCAACCGTAACGGAAAAAGCACAACGCTCAAATCCCTCATGCAAAATGCCGTCCGCTCCGGCGACGTAAATATCATTCCCGAACGCTTCAAGAAGACCTACTTCCACTGGATCGATCACCTGCGCGACTGGTGCATCTCCCGCCAAATCTGGTACGGCCACCGGATTCCGGTGTGGTATCACGATACTTGCCAAGCATGTGATGACTACGGAAAAAACTTTTTCTACAGACCAGCTTTTATCGGAGAAGAAATCTCCCGAGGAAAAAACGATCTTTTTTGGTGTCCAAACTGCGGCAATGGTTACGAATCAAAGGATCATTTTTCACAAGACCCTGATACGCTCGACACCTGGTTTTCATCCGGACTCTGGACATTTTCGACGCTCGGGTGGGGTTCGGATGAAAAGAAGTGGGAGCAAGAAAAAATCTATCATCCGACATCTGTCCTCGAAACCGGTTGCGATATCCTTTTCTTTTGGGTGGCGCGCATGATACTCATGTCCGAGTACCTTCTTGGCGAAGCGCCTTTCAAAACAGCCTATCTTCATGGACTTGTAAAGGATGAGCAAGGTCGGAAAATGTCGAAATCAATCGGAAATGTTATCAATCCGCTTGATGTCTCGGCAAAGTATGGTACCGATGCTGTGCGACTCTCCCTCGTGATCGGCGGGACACCAGGAAACGACATTCGCCTCGGCGAAGAAAGAATCGCCAGCTTCCGAAACTTCGCCAATAAACTCTGGAATATCGGGCGTTATGTCCTGCAACAAGAAGCAGACAATAAAAAGCCGACACCAACTACAAATGCGGAAAACGGAAGATTGAAAATAGAAGGCAAATCAGATGCCGATCACTGGATTCTTTTCCAACTCGATAAAACCGTTCGAGAGGTAACCCGACTCATTGAGAAATACCAGTTTTCGCTCGCCGGAGAGACACTTCGCGATTTCACCTGGAATGAATTTGCCGACTGGTATGTGGAAATTCACAAAGTGGAAAAGAATAACGAGATACTCCGATATGTTTTCGAAACACTTTTGAAACTCTGGCATCCGTTCATGCCATTCGTTACTGAAACACTCTGGGAAAATTTTGAAAAAGATTCCCTGCTCATGATCGCTCGCTGGCCGGAAGCTCGCGACGAATCACCCGAACTCAAAAAGCAGAGCCGTGCATTCTCGCATATCATTGATATCATTACTGCCATTCGGAATTCCCGATCCGAAAACCGCATTCCTCCGAAACAATCCGTCGACGTTATCATCACCGGCAAACGCGGGATATTCCTGCAGCGAAATAGACATATCATAGAGCAGTGCGCCCGTGTCAATTCGATTGATTTCAACAAAGAAGCGCCGAAGCTACGGGCGCACACAGTACAAATGATGGTTGGCGAAACCCATATATCAATGGTTTTTGAAACGCACGTTGACCTCAAAAAGGAGAAAGAGCGTCTCGAAAAAGAATTGACGCAGATCGAAAGATATATCAAGAATACCGATACCCGTCTCAAGAACGAATCTTTTCTCGAAAAAGCG